The proteins below are encoded in one region of Canis lupus dingo isolate Sandy chromosome 30, ASM325472v2, whole genome shotgun sequence:
- the THBS1 gene encoding thrombospondin-1, with the protein MGLAWALGVLFLLRVCASSRLPESGGDNSVFDIFELTGAARRGSGRRLVKGPDPSSPAFRIEDANLIPPVPDDKFQDLVDAVRAEKGFLLLASLRQMKKTRGTLLAIERKDHSGQVFSVVSNGRAGTLDLSLTVQGMQHVVSVEEALLATGQWKSITLFVQEDRAQLYIDCEKMENAELDVPVQSIFTRDLASVARLRIAKGGVNDNFQGVLQNVRFVFGTTPEAILRNKGCSSSTNVLLTLDNNVVNGSSPAIRTNYIGHKTKDLQAICGISCDELSSMVLELRGLRTIVTTLQDSIRKVTEENKELAIELRRPPLCYHNGVQYRNNEEWTVDSCTECRCQNSVTICKKVSCPIMPCSNATVPDGECCPRCWPSDSADDGWSPWSEWTSCSATCGNGIQQRGRSCDSLNNRCEGSSVQTRTCHIQECDKRFKQDGGWSHWSPWSSCSVTCGDGVITRIRLCNSPSPQMNGKPCEGEARETKACKKDACPINGGWGPWSLWDICSVTCGGGVQKRSRLCNNPTPQFGGKDCVGDATENQICNKQDCPIDGCLSNPCFAGVKCTSYRDGSWKCGTCPPGYSGNGIQCKDVDECKEVPDACFNHNGEHRCENTDPGYNCLPCPPRFTGPQPFGRGVEHATAHKQVCKPRNPCTDGTHDCNKNAKCSYLGHYSDPMYRCECKPGYAGNGIICGEDTDLDGWPNEDLVCVANATYHCKKDNCPNLPNSGQEDYDKDGIGDACDDDDDNDKIPDDRDNCPFHYNPAQYDYDRDDVGDRCDNCPYNHNPDQADTDNNGEGDACAADIDGDGILNERDNCQYVYNVDQRDTDMDGVGDQCDNCPLEHNPDQLDSDSDRIGDTCDNNQDIDEDGHQNNLDNCPYVPNANQADHDKDGKGDACDHDDDNDGIPDDRDNCRLVPNPDQKDSDGDGRGDACKDDFDHDNVPDIDDICPENIDISETDFRRFQMIPLDPKGTSQNDPNWVVRHQGKELVQTVNCDPGLAVGYDEFNAVDFSGTFFINTERDDDYAGFVFGYQSSSRFYVVMWKQVTQSYWDTNPTRAQGYSGLSVKVVNSTTGPGEHLRNALWHTGNTPGQVRTLWHDPRHIGWKDFTAYRWRLSHRPKTGFIRVVMYEGKKIMADSGPIYDKTYAGGRLGLFVFSQEMVFFSDLKYECRDS; encoded by the exons ATGGGGCTGGCCTGGGCACTCGGCGTCCTGTTCCTGTTGCGTGTGTGCGCCTCCAGCCGCCTTCCAG AGTCTGGGGGAGACAACAGCGTGTTCGACATCTTTGAACTCACGGGGGCTGCCCGGAGGGGCTCTGGGCGCCGGCTGGTGAAGGGTCCTGACCCCTCCAGCCCAGCTTTCCGCATCGAGGATGCCAACCTGATCCCCCCCGTGCCTGATGACAAGTTCCAAGACCTAGTGGATGCTGTGCGCGCGGAGAAAGGCTTCCTTCTCCTGGCCTCCCTGAGGCAGATGAAGAAGACCCGAGGCACGCTGCTGGCCATAGAACGGAAAGACCACTCTGGCCAGGTCTTCAGCGTGGTCTCCAACGGCAGAGCCGGCACCCTGGACCTGAGCCTGACCGTGCAGGGCATGCAACACGTGGTGTCGGTGGAAGAAGCGCTGCTGGCCACCGGCCAGTGGAAGAGCATCACCCTGTTCGTGCAGGAGGACAGGGCCCAGCTGTACATTGACTGTGAGAAGATGGAGAACGCCGAGCTGGATGTCCCCGTCCAGAGCATCTTCACCAGGGACCTGGCCAGCGTGGCCAGACTCCGCATCGCGAAAGGAGGGGTCAACGACAacttccag GGGGTGCTGCAGAACGTGAGGTTTGTCTTTGGAACCACACCAGAAGCCATTCTCAGAAACAAAGGCTGTTCCAGTT CGACCAACGTCCTCCTCACCCTCGATAACAATGTGGTAAATGGCTCCAGCCCCGCCATCCGCACTAACTACATCGGCCACAAGACTAAGGATCTGCAAGCCATCTGCGGCATCTCTTGTGATGAGCTATCCAGCATGGTTCTGGAGTTGAGGGGCCTGCGCACCATTGTGACCACACTTCAGGACAGCATCCGCAAAGTG ACTGAAGAGAACAAAGAACTGGCCATTGAGCTGAGGCGGCCTCCCCTCTGCTACCACAATGGAGTTCAGTACAGGAACAATGAGGAGTGGACCGTCGATAGTTGTACCGAGTGCCGCTGTCAG AACTCCGTTACCATCTGCAAGAAGGTGTCCTGCCCCATCATGCCCTGCTCCAACGCCACAGTTCCTGACGGAGAATGCTGCCCACGGTGTTGGC CCAGCGACTCTGCGGATGATGGCTGGTCCCCATGGTCCGAGTGGACCTCCTGCTCTGCGACATGTGGCAATGGAATCCAGCAGCGCGGGCGCTCCTGTGATAGTCTCAACAACCGATGCGAGGGCTCCTCCGTCCAGACGCGGACTTGCCACATTCAGGAGTGCGACAAGAGAT TTAAACAGGATGGCGGCTGGAGCCACTGGTCCCCGTGGTCGTCTTGTTCCGTGACGTGTGGTGATGGTGTGATCACTAGAATTCGACTCTGCAATTCTCCTAGCCCCCAGATGAACGGGAAACCATGTGAAGGCGAAGCCCGGGAGACCAAGGCCTGCAAGAAAGATGCCTGCCCCA TCAATGGAGGCTGGGGTCCCTGGTCACTGTGGGACATCTGTTCCGTTACCTGTGGAGGAGGGGTGCAGAAACGTAGCCGGCTCTGCAACAACCCCACACCCCAGTTTGGAGGCAAGGACTGTGTCGGTGATGCGACCGAAAACCAGATTTGCAACAAGCAGGACTGTCCAATTG ATGGATGCCTGTCCAATCCCTGCTTTGCTGGGGTCAAGTGTACTAGTTACCGCGATGGCAGCTGGAAATGTGGAACTTGCCCCCCGGGCTACAGCGGGAATGGCATCCAGTGCAAAGACGTGGATGAG TGCAAAGAAGTCCCTGACGCCTGCTTCAACCACAACGGAGAGCACAGGTGCGAGAACACGGACCCCGGCTACAactgcctgccctgcccaccaCGCTTCACAGGCCCGCAGCCCTTCGGCCGCGGTGTAGAACATGCCACCGCCCACAAACAG GTGTGTAAGCCCCGGAACCCCTGCACAGATGGGACACATGACTGCAACAAGAATGCCAAGTGCAGCTACCTGGGCCACTACAGCGACCCTATGTATCGCTGCGAGTGTAAGCCCGGCTATGCGGGCAACGGCATCATCTGTGGGGAGGACACAGACCTGGACGGCTGGCCCAATGAGGACCTGGTGTGCGTGGCCAATGCCACCTACCACTGCAAAAAG GATAACTGCCCCAACCTTCCCAACTCTGGGCAGGAAGACTATGACAAGGACGGGATTGGCGACGCCTGTGATGACGACGATGACAATGATAAAATCCCAGACGACAGG GACAACTGTCCTTTCCATTACAACCCAGCCCAGTATGACTATGACAGAGATGATGTCGGAGACCGCTGTGACAACTGCCCCTACAACCACAACCCAGATCAGGCTGACACGGACAACAACGGGGAAGGAGATGCCTGCGCCGCAGACATCGATGGGGACG GTATCCTCAATGAACGTGACAACTGTCAGTATGTCTACAATGTGGACCAGAGGGACACTGATATGGATGGGGTTGGAGATCAGTGTGACAACTGCCCCCTGGAACATAATCCAGATCAG cTTGACTCTGACTCAGACCGCATTGGAGATACCTGTGACAACAATCAGGATATTGATGAAGACGGCCACCAAAACAACCTGGACAACTGTCCCTATGTGCCCAATGCCAACCAAGCTGACCATGACAAAGATGGCAAGGGAGATGCCTGTGAccatgatgatgacaatgatggcATTCCTGATGACAGGGACAACTGCAGACTTGTGCCCAATCCTGACCAGAAGGATTCCGATG GTGATGGTCGAGGGGATGCTTGCAAAGACGATTTTGACCATGACAATGTGCCAGACATTGATGACATCTGTCCTGAAAACATTGATATCAGCGAGACTGATTTCCGCAGATTCCAGATGATTCCTCTAGATCCCAAAGGGACATCCCAAAATGACCCTAACTGGGTGGTACGTCATCAGGGTAAAGAACTCGTCCAGACCGTCAACTGTGATCCTGGACTTGCTGTAG GTTATGATGAGTTCAATGCTGTGGACTTTAGTGGCACCTTCTTCATCAACACAGAGAGGGATGATGACTATGCTGGATTTGTGTTTGGCTACCAGTCTAGCAGCCGCTTCTATGTGGTGATGTGGAAGCAAGTCACACAGTCCTACTGGGACACCAACCCCACTCGGGCTCAGGGATACTCTGGCCTTTCCGTGAAAGTCGTGAACTCTACCACCGGGCCAGGCGAGCACCTGCGGAATGCCCTGTGGCACACAGGAAACACCCCTGGCCAG gtgCGCACTCTGTGGCATGACCCTCGACACATAGGCTGGAAAGATTTCACTGCCTACAGATGGCGTCTCAGCCACCGGCCCAAGACGGGTTTCATTCG CGTGGTGATGTatgaagggaagaaaatcatGGCTGATTCAGGACCCATCTATGACAAAACTTATGCTGGTGGTAGGCTAGGGTTGTTCGTCTTCTCTCAAGAAATGGTGTTCTTCTCTGACCTGAAATACGAATGCAGAG ATTCCTAA